A region from the Arthrobacter gengyunqii genome encodes:
- a CDS encoding HpcH/HpaI aldolase family protein encodes MPLRVTPEETFAARLAAGGRQTGMWVCSGSPLVAEICAGAGLDWLLFDAEHSPNGLESLLAQLQAVHGYPVAPVVRPPSGDPVLIKQYLDLGAQNLLIPMVDTAEQAAELVRAVQYPPHGIRGVGSALARASRWNRIDGYLQNAGDSLTLLVQIETAAAVANVAEIAAVDGVDGLFIGPSDLAASMGHLGQQDHPEVVAAVEHCIREIKAAGKPVGVNAFAEATARRYIDAGADFILVGADVALLARGSEALAATYISSADDDARASY; translated from the coding sequence ATGCCGCTTCGAGTAACCCCCGAGGAAACCTTCGCCGCCCGGCTCGCCGCCGGCGGACGCCAGACCGGCATGTGGGTCTGCTCCGGCAGCCCGCTGGTCGCGGAAATCTGTGCCGGCGCCGGATTGGACTGGCTGCTGTTCGACGCCGAACACAGCCCCAACGGGCTGGAATCCCTGCTCGCCCAGCTGCAGGCCGTCCATGGTTATCCGGTGGCCCCGGTGGTCCGTCCGCCGTCGGGCGATCCCGTGCTGATCAAGCAGTACCTGGACCTGGGGGCGCAGAACCTGCTCATTCCCATGGTGGACACCGCCGAGCAGGCCGCCGAACTGGTCCGCGCCGTGCAGTATCCGCCGCACGGCATCCGCGGGGTGGGCAGCGCGCTGGCCCGGGCCTCCCGCTGGAACCGGATCGACGGATACCTCCAGAACGCCGGGGACTCCCTCACGCTGCTGGTCCAGATCGAGACCGCCGCCGCCGTGGCGAACGTAGCCGAGATTGCCGCGGTCGACGGCGTGGACGGGCTCTTCATCGGGCCGTCCGACCTCGCCGCATCCATGGGCCATCTGGGCCAGCAGGACCATCCCGAGGTGGTTGCCGCCGTCGAGCACTGCATCCGTGAAATCAAGGCCGCCGGCAAACCGGTGGGCGTGAACGCTTTCGCCGAGGCCACCGCCCGGCGCTACATCGACGCCGGAGCCGACTTCATCCTGGTCGGCGCCGACGTCGCACTCCTGGCCCGGGGCAGCGAAGCCCTGGCCGCCACCTACATATCCTCCGCGGACGACGACGCCCGCGCCAGTTACTGA
- the hpaH gene encoding 2-oxo-hept-4-ene-1,7-dioate hydratase, producing the protein MLDKKTIEAVADELLDAKRTRTPVPLLTARYPEMTIEDSYAVQNLWRDRLLDSGRTLAGHKIGLTSKAMQAATGITEPDYGVILDDMVLENGCTLQWDEYTHPRVEVELAFVLGKPLSGPNCTLFDVLDATDYVVPALEILDSRIEMKGRTIVDTISDNAAMGAMVVGGNPVRPKDVDLRWVSALLYRNQGIEETGVAAGVLNHPAAGVYWLANKLAAHGTTLEAGEIILAGSFTRPMWVYKGDSVYADYGPLGTITCRFE; encoded by the coding sequence GTGCTGGATAAGAAGACCATCGAAGCGGTGGCCGATGAACTGTTGGACGCCAAGCGGACCCGGACCCCGGTGCCGCTGCTGACCGCCCGCTATCCCGAGATGACCATCGAAGATTCCTACGCCGTGCAGAACCTGTGGCGGGACCGGCTCCTGGACTCCGGCCGCACTCTGGCCGGACACAAGATCGGCCTGACGTCCAAGGCGATGCAGGCCGCCACCGGCATCACCGAACCGGACTACGGCGTCATCCTCGATGACATGGTGCTGGAAAACGGCTGCACCCTGCAGTGGGACGAGTACACCCACCCGCGGGTGGAGGTGGAACTGGCGTTTGTGCTGGGCAAGCCGCTCTCCGGACCGAACTGCACCCTGTTCGACGTCCTGGACGCCACCGACTACGTGGTGCCGGCACTGGAGATCCTGGATTCCCGGATCGAAATGAAGGGCCGGACCATCGTGGACACCATCTCGGATAACGCCGCCATGGGCGCCATGGTGGTCGGCGGAAACCCGGTGCGGCCCAAGGACGTGGACCTGCGCTGGGTCTCCGCCCTCCTGTACCGCAACCAGGGCATTGAAGAAACGGGCGTCGCTGCAGGAGTGCTGAACCACCCCGCCGCGGGCGTCTACTGGCTGGCGAACAAGCTTGCCGCGCACGGCACCACTTTGGAAGCCGGGGAAATCATCCTCGCCGGATCGTTCACCCGGCCCATGTGGGTCTACAAGGGCGATTCCGTTTACGCAGACTACGGACCGTTGGGAACCATCACATGCCGCTTCGAGTAA
- a CDS encoding fumarylacetoacetate hydrolase family protein, translating to MSPSNDATPDTLKQAGKVIAVHINYPSRAAERGRTPEQPSYFLKPGSSLALTGGTVERPAGCELLGFEGEIALIIGKTARRVSIEDAWSHVGGVTASNDLGVYDLRWADKGSNLRSKGGDGFTPVGPAILNAAEVAPAALRIRTWVNGELAQDDTTADLLFPFSQLVADLSQLLTLEPGDMILTGTPAGASVAVPGDVMEIEVDVPATGATTGRLSTTVIEGTTPLAPFGAQPKIDDKQREEAWGSAEKAGLVPEEEQKTLTPELKAKLESVATATLSSQMRARGLNNVSIDGLTGTKTGRKVVGTARTLRYVPNREDLFKTHGGGYNAQKRAIDSVREGEILVMEARGEKGTGTLGDILALRAQYNGAAAIITDGGVRDYSTVAGFDLPVYCANPHPAVLGRRHIPWDTDITIACGGATVQPGDIIVADDDGVLVIPPAIAEELVEACIVQEHQEEFIAEMVKAGHGVDGLYPMNAAWKEKYEAWAAEQA from the coding sequence ATGTCCCCGAGCAACGACGCCACACCGGACACGCTGAAGCAGGCCGGCAAGGTCATCGCCGTCCACATCAACTACCCCTCACGGGCAGCAGAACGCGGACGCACCCCGGAACAGCCCTCCTACTTCCTGAAGCCCGGCTCCTCGCTGGCCCTGACCGGCGGCACGGTGGAACGCCCCGCAGGCTGCGAACTGCTCGGCTTCGAAGGCGAAATCGCCCTCATCATCGGCAAGACCGCCCGCCGGGTTTCCATTGAAGACGCGTGGAGCCACGTCGGGGGAGTGACCGCCAGCAACGACCTCGGCGTCTACGACCTGCGCTGGGCCGACAAAGGCTCCAACCTCCGCTCCAAGGGCGGCGACGGCTTCACCCCGGTAGGCCCGGCCATCCTGAACGCAGCAGAAGTCGCCCCGGCAGCACTGCGCATCCGCACCTGGGTCAACGGCGAGCTCGCCCAGGACGACACCACCGCAGATCTGCTGTTCCCGTTCAGCCAGCTGGTGGCCGACCTCTCCCAGCTGCTCACCCTGGAACCGGGCGACATGATCCTGACCGGAACCCCCGCCGGCGCCTCCGTGGCCGTCCCGGGCGACGTCATGGAAATCGAAGTGGACGTCCCCGCCACCGGAGCAACCACCGGACGCCTCAGCACCACCGTCATCGAGGGCACGACGCCGCTGGCTCCTTTCGGGGCGCAACCCAAGATTGACGACAAGCAGCGCGAAGAGGCCTGGGGCTCGGCCGAAAAGGCTGGCCTGGTGCCCGAGGAAGAGCAGAAAACGCTCACCCCCGAGCTGAAGGCGAAGCTGGAATCGGTCGCCACCGCCACGCTCAGCTCGCAGATGCGTGCCCGCGGCCTGAACAACGTCTCCATCGACGGCCTCACCGGCACCAAAACCGGCCGCAAGGTTGTCGGCACAGCCCGCACCCTGCGCTACGTCCCCAACCGCGAGGACCTCTTCAAGACGCACGGCGGCGGCTACAACGCGCAGAAGCGCGCCATCGACTCCGTCCGCGAAGGTGAAATCCTGGTCATGGAAGCCCGCGGCGAAAAGGGCACCGGTACCCTGGGCGACATCCTTGCCCTGCGCGCCCAGTACAACGGCGCCGCAGCCATCATCACGGACGGCGGCGTCCGCGACTACTCCACCGTGGCCGGCTTCGACCTGCCCGTCTACTGCGCCAACCCGCACCCCGCCGTGCTGGGCCGCCGCCACATCCCCTGGGACACGGACATCACCATTGCCTGCGGCGGCGCCACCGTCCAGCCCGGCGACATCATCGTGGCCGACGACGACGGCGTCCTCGTCATCCCGCCGGCCATCGCCGAGGAACTGGTGGAGGCCTGCATCGTCCAGGAACACCAGGAGGAGTTCATCGCCGAAATGGTGAAGGCCGGCCACGGCGTGGACGGCCTCTACCCGATGAACGCGGCCTGGAAGGAAAAGTACGAGGCCTGGGCGGCGGAACAGGCGTGA
- the hpaE gene encoding 5-carboxymethyl-2-hydroxymuconate semialdehyde dehydrogenase translates to MAEHFVPENLPTHIQHFINGKFVDSVNGATFDVLDPVTNQNYATAAAGQKEDIDAAVAAAREAFVNGPWPKMKPRERARILNKIADAVEAQEGRLAEMETFDTGLPITQAKGQALRAAENFRFFADLIVAQFDDAMKVPGSQINYVNRKPIGVAGLITPWNTPFMLESWKLAPALATGNTVVLKPAEFTPLSASLWADIFTEAGVPAGVFNLVNGLGEEAGDALVKHPDVPLISFTGETTTGKTIFRNAAENLKGMSMELGGKSPCVIFADADLDAALDSALFGVFSLNGERCTAGSRILVERPVYDQFCERFAARAKTIVVGDPHDPKTQVGALVHPEHFKKVASYVEIGKTEGRLLAGGGRPEGLEEGNYIAPTVFADVKPDARIFQEEIFGPVVAITPFDTEAEALELANNTKYGLAAYIWTQDLTRAHNFAQNTEAGMVWLNSHNVRDLRTPFGGVKSSGLGHEGGYRSIDFYTDQQAVHITLGKVHTPKFGTDDAAKVDG, encoded by the coding sequence ATGGCTGAACATTTTGTCCCCGAGAACCTTCCCACCCACATCCAGCACTTCATCAACGGCAAGTTTGTCGACTCCGTCAACGGCGCCACCTTCGACGTCCTGGATCCGGTCACCAACCAGAACTACGCCACCGCCGCCGCAGGCCAGAAGGAAGACATCGACGCCGCCGTCGCTGCCGCCCGCGAAGCCTTCGTCAACGGTCCGTGGCCGAAAATGAAGCCGCGCGAACGCGCCCGCATCCTGAACAAAATCGCCGACGCCGTCGAAGCCCAGGAGGGCCGCCTGGCCGAAATGGAAACCTTCGACACCGGCCTGCCCATCACCCAGGCCAAGGGCCAGGCCCTGCGCGCCGCGGAGAACTTCCGCTTCTTCGCGGACCTGATCGTCGCCCAGTTCGACGACGCCATGAAGGTCCCCGGCAGCCAGATCAACTACGTGAACCGCAAGCCCATCGGCGTCGCCGGCCTGATCACGCCGTGGAACACCCCGTTCATGCTCGAGTCCTGGAAGCTCGCCCCGGCCCTGGCCACCGGCAACACCGTGGTGCTCAAGCCGGCCGAATTCACCCCGCTGTCCGCCTCGCTCTGGGCCGACATCTTCACCGAGGCCGGCGTTCCCGCCGGTGTCTTCAACCTGGTCAACGGCCTGGGCGAGGAAGCCGGCGACGCACTGGTGAAGCACCCGGACGTTCCGCTGATCTCCTTCACCGGCGAGACCACCACCGGCAAGACGATCTTCCGCAACGCCGCGGAGAACCTCAAGGGCATGTCCATGGAACTCGGCGGCAAGAGCCCCTGCGTGATCTTCGCCGACGCTGACTTGGACGCCGCCCTCGACTCGGCCCTGTTCGGCGTCTTCTCGCTCAACGGCGAACGATGCACTGCCGGCTCCCGCATCCTGGTGGAACGCCCGGTCTACGACCAGTTCTGCGAGCGGTTTGCCGCCCGCGCCAAGACCATTGTCGTCGGCGACCCGCACGATCCGAAGACCCAGGTGGGCGCCCTGGTGCACCCCGAGCACTTCAAGAAGGTTGCCTCCTATGTGGAGATCGGCAAGACCGAAGGCCGGCTGCTCGCCGGCGGCGGCCGCCCCGAAGGCCTGGAAGAGGGCAACTACATAGCCCCCACCGTCTTCGCCGACGTAAAGCCCGACGCACGGATCTTCCAGGAGGAAATCTTCGGTCCCGTCGTCGCGATCACCCCGTTCGACACCGAAGCCGAGGCGCTGGAACTGGCCAACAACACCAAGTACGGCCTGGCCGCCTACATCTGGACGCAGGACCTCACACGCGCGCACAACTTCGCGCAGAACACCGAGGCCGGCATGGTGTGGCTCAACAGCCACAACGTCCGCGACCTGCGCACCCCGTTCGGCGGCGTGAAGTCCTCCGGCCTGGGCCACGAGGGCGGCTACCGCTCCATCGATTTCTACACCGACCAGCAGGCCGTGCACATCACCCTGGGCAAGGTCCACACGCCCAAGTTCGGGACCGACGACGCCGCCAAGGTTGACGGCTAA
- a CDS encoding GntR family transcriptional regulator, with protein sequence MNTASATGVDSAGAASKSEQAYAQLKDLILSGDYSPGYRLVLSSIANDMGFSVVPVREAIRRLEAEGLVTFERNVGAAVAGIDPDLYLHTMQTLSIIEGAATALAAPSISTDELAQARDLNRQMREVLDAFDPVRFTQLNTEFHALLYSRCPNPHILDLVHRGWGRLVRMRTSTFRYVPGRAHASVEEHENLLNLIEANAPAADVEAAARAHRTNTLNAFLAQKGQAPSPI encoded by the coding sequence GTGAACACCGCCTCTGCCACCGGCGTAGACAGTGCAGGCGCCGCTTCAAAATCGGAGCAGGCGTACGCACAGCTGAAGGATCTGATCCTGTCCGGCGACTACAGCCCCGGCTACCGCCTGGTGCTCAGCAGCATCGCCAATGACATGGGCTTCAGCGTCGTTCCGGTGCGCGAAGCCATCCGCCGGCTTGAAGCCGAAGGCCTCGTCACGTTCGAACGCAACGTCGGAGCCGCCGTCGCCGGCATTGATCCGGACCTGTACCTGCACACCATGCAGACCCTCAGCATCATCGAGGGTGCGGCAACGGCGCTGGCCGCCCCGAGCATCAGCACGGACGAGCTGGCGCAGGCCCGGGACCTGAACCGGCAGATGCGCGAGGTGCTGGACGCCTTTGACCCGGTCCGCTTCACCCAGCTCAACACCGAGTTCCACGCGCTGCTCTACAGCCGCTGCCCCAACCCGCACATTCTCGATCTCGTGCACCGGGGGTGGGGGAGGCTGGTCCGGATGCGCACCTCCACCTTCCGGTACGTGCCCGGACGGGCGCACGCCTCGGTGGAGGAACACGAGAACCTGCTGAATCTGATCGAGGCCAACGCTCCGGCGGCCGACGTCGAAGCCGCCGCCCGTGCGCACCGCACCAACACGCTCAATGCCTTCCTGGCCCAAAAGGGCCAAGCCCCGTCACCGATCTGA
- the hpaD gene encoding 3,4-dihydroxyphenylacetate 2,3-dioxygenase yields MSVSALNPNPIPTPSIQPPDIVRCAYMELIVTDLAKSREFYVDVLGLHVTEEDDEVIYLRSLEEFIHHNLVLRKGPVAAVASFAYRVRTPEDVDVAEAYYKEMGCRTERRAEGFTKGVGDSVRVEDPLGFPYEFFYTVDHVERLTQRYDLYSAGELVRLDHFNQVTPDVPRGRAYLEDLGFRVSEDIKDSDGVTYAAWMHRKDTVHDTALTGGDGPRMHHVAFATHEKHNIIQICDKMGALRISDRIERGPGRHGVSNAFYLYILDPDDHRIEIYTQDYYTGDPDNPTITWDVHDNQRRDWWGNPVVPSWYTEASLVLDLDGNPQPLVARTDSSEMEVTVGADGFSYTRGDETDYKVGSQL; encoded by the coding sequence ATGAGCGTTTCAGCCCTCAACCCCAACCCGATCCCCACGCCGAGCATCCAGCCGCCGGACATTGTCCGCTGCGCCTACATGGAGCTCATCGTCACCGACCTGGCGAAGTCCCGCGAGTTCTACGTGGACGTGCTGGGCCTGCACGTCACTGAAGAGGATGACGAGGTAATCTACCTGCGCTCCCTCGAGGAGTTCATCCACCACAACCTGGTGCTGCGCAAGGGACCCGTCGCCGCCGTCGCATCCTTCGCCTACCGGGTGCGCACCCCTGAAGACGTGGACGTGGCCGAGGCCTACTACAAGGAAATGGGTTGCCGCACCGAGCGTCGGGCAGAGGGATTCACCAAGGGCGTGGGCGACTCGGTCCGCGTGGAGGATCCGCTGGGCTTCCCTTACGAGTTCTTCTACACCGTGGACCATGTGGAGCGACTGACCCAGCGCTACGACCTCTACTCCGCCGGTGAGCTGGTGCGCCTGGACCACTTCAACCAGGTCACCCCCGATGTTCCCCGTGGCCGCGCCTACCTGGAGGACCTGGGCTTCCGCGTCTCCGAGGACATCAAGGATTCCGACGGCGTCACCTACGCCGCCTGGATGCACCGCAAGGACACCGTCCATGACACTGCGCTGACCGGTGGCGACGGCCCGCGCATGCACCACGTCGCTTTCGCCACCCACGAAAAGCACAACATCATCCAGATCTGCGACAAGATGGGCGCCCTGCGCATCTCCGACCGGATTGAGCGCGGCCCCGGCCGCCACGGCGTTTCCAACGCGTTCTACCTCTACATCCTGGATCCGGACGACCACCGCATCGAGATCTACACGCAGGACTACTACACCGGCGACCCGGACAACCCCACCATCACCTGGGATGTCCACGACAACCAGCGCCGCGACTGGTGGGGCAACCCCGTGGTTCCGTCTTGGTACACGGAGGCCTCCCTGGTCCTGGACCTGGACGGCAACCCGCAGCCGCTGGTGGCCCGCACCGATTCCTCCGAAATGGAGGTCACCGTCGGCGCCGACGGCTTCTCCTACACCCGGGGCGACGAGACCGACTACAAGGTCGGCTCCCAGCTCTAA
- a CDS encoding zinc-ribbon domain-containing protein, producing MATREQLCSTDGCGKESAFTTRTKPAWCVGCLTDILAGLRMDPIAEFPGKTGRWLTRCRDCGAECDYRLDHLLELRTRDEPACRRCFWTEWAEMANRVSGITTPVSANALCEHLNSNGFDTVEEIVGLPSDNHPVLTRCRICGRQEAQRPGDIRWGCTCTRNGPSSSPVAGKPRGGRTKNLLADSGNPALTWWDHEGNNAAALQTVTLRARRECQWACPDCGHKFSAKVYEMTDHPECPACRSARDKQWSADYERLKRTPVAEMPELVAAWDDEADPSTVMVAGQGLRRFRCANGHRPRTSPYTYLKSGCQFCRALSETASQSRPTLAQALPEIAGQWHPTRNGTRWTPDSVGPNSKRVVWWLADCCGHEWQEPVGDRNKHKRQRCPECRTILDSLAWVDPGLASEWSSENPVTGWHVRPTAQTAFTPKWVCSVDGGHHWQAPLASRSAGSECPECRQTGKSRVELDHLDAAKQVFTDARSGATVTDPAFATRKSWTVDILAQHGDTKIAIEYDGAYWHAPAPKLLVDQRKTLDLLAAGYRVVRLRENDLPSLNIDDADYLELRVHATTPRPTQVMADIASWLAATEKEAHGATLGAG from the coding sequence ATGGCAACCAGGGAACAGCTCTGCTCAACCGATGGATGCGGCAAAGAGTCCGCCTTCACCACCCGGACGAAGCCGGCGTGGTGTGTCGGGTGCCTTACTGACATTCTCGCGGGACTCCGGATGGACCCGATTGCCGAGTTCCCCGGAAAGACCGGCCGGTGGCTGACCCGGTGCCGGGACTGCGGGGCTGAATGCGACTACCGGCTTGACCACCTGCTCGAGCTACGGACCCGGGATGAGCCTGCCTGCCGCCGCTGCTTCTGGACGGAATGGGCCGAGATGGCCAACCGCGTGTCCGGCATCACCACCCCTGTCAGCGCCAACGCACTGTGCGAACATCTGAACAGCAACGGCTTCGATACCGTCGAGGAGATCGTCGGGCTGCCCAGCGACAACCACCCTGTTCTGACCCGTTGCCGGATTTGCGGCCGCCAGGAAGCCCAGCGTCCAGGAGACATCAGATGGGGTTGCACCTGCACCCGTAACGGCCCGTCCAGCAGCCCGGTGGCGGGGAAACCGCGCGGCGGCAGAACCAAGAACCTCCTAGCAGACTCCGGCAATCCAGCCCTGACATGGTGGGACCATGAGGGCAACAATGCGGCTGCCTTGCAGACAGTCACGCTTCGCGCCCGCCGTGAATGCCAATGGGCGTGTCCGGACTGCGGCCACAAGTTTTCCGCCAAGGTCTACGAGATGACGGACCACCCGGAATGCCCCGCATGCCGGTCCGCCCGGGATAAACAGTGGAGTGCCGACTACGAGCGGCTGAAGCGCACTCCCGTCGCCGAGATGCCCGAACTAGTCGCGGCATGGGACGACGAAGCCGACCCCTCCACGGTGATGGTCGCCGGGCAGGGCCTTCGGCGATTCAGGTGCGCCAACGGCCACCGCCCAAGGACAAGCCCGTATACCTACCTAAAATCAGGCTGCCAGTTCTGCCGAGCCCTGTCCGAAACCGCAAGCCAGAGCCGGCCCACCCTCGCCCAAGCGCTGCCCGAAATCGCCGGCCAGTGGCATCCCACCCGCAACGGCACCCGGTGGACACCTGACAGCGTCGGCCCCAATTCCAAGCGCGTCGTCTGGTGGCTGGCCGACTGCTGCGGCCACGAATGGCAGGAACCTGTCGGCGACCGGAACAAACACAAACGCCAGCGCTGCCCAGAGTGCCGGACGATCCTCGATTCGCTCGCCTGGGTGGACCCCGGCCTCGCCAGCGAATGGAGCAGTGAAAACCCGGTTACCGGATGGCACGTCCGGCCCACCGCACAGACCGCCTTTACCCCGAAGTGGGTGTGCTCTGTCGACGGCGGACACCATTGGCAAGCCCCGCTCGCATCGCGCTCCGCCGGTTCCGAATGCCCCGAGTGCCGCCAGACCGGCAAGTCCCGGGTCGAGCTTGACCACCTGGATGCGGCCAAGCAGGTGTTCACCGATGCTCGCTCCGGCGCCACCGTAACCGACCCTGCGTTCGCAACCCGCAAAAGCTGGACGGTGGACATCCTCGCCCAACATGGGGACACCAAGATCGCCATCGAATACGACGGGGCCTACTGGCATGCCCCGGCACCCAAGCTCCTCGTCGACCAGCGCAAGACCCTGGATCTGCTGGCCGCCGGATACCGCGTCGTCAGACTACGCGAGAACGACCTGCCTTCCCTCAACATCGACGACGCAGATTACCTCGAACTCCGGGTCCACGCCACGACCCCCCGCCCGACCCAAGTCATGGCCGACATAGCCTCATGGCTGGCGGCGACTGAGAAGGAAGCTCACGGAGCCACGCTTGGGGCCGGATGA